The genomic interval AGAACTCCGCAAACTCGATGTGGGAAGCTGGAAGGATCCCCGCTTCAAAGGCGAAAAAATCCCGACGCTCGCCGAAGTGCTGGCGATCATCCCCACCGGAAAGCGAATATATATCGAGATCAAATGCGGTCCCGAGATCGTTCCGTTTCTTGGGCGGGCAATCAAACAATCGGGCCTGGCTCCCGAACAAACGATCGTCATTAGCTTCAATGATAAGGTCATCGCCGCCACACGCGAACAGATTCCAGAAATCAAGGCGTATTGGTTAGCCGGATTCCGTCAAAACGCCCAGACGAAAGTTCTTGAACCCACCGGACAAGAACTGCTTGCCACCGCACTGAAAGTCCACGCGCATGGGATTGACATTCAAGCTCAACGCGAAATGGTGAACGCCGACTTCGTCACATTGCTCCGCAAAAATCGGCTCGAATTCCACGTCTGGACGGTCAATTCTCCCGATGATGCGCGGCATTTCCAGCAACTGGGTGTCGATTCGATCACCACCGATCGACCGGCATTCCTTCGATCTGAACTCCAATTGAAATGAAATCATTCTCGACGCCCACAAGCTTTGCGTTGGAATCCAACCGACTCGTATTGCCATCTCTCGTTTTTTGCTCGTAACAAATCTTGGCCAATCTCGCTTCGAGACATAGCAATGGCAGAACTGGATTCAGTTCGCGATCAAGTGTCTCGTGACGAGAGGATATCAAGATGGCAGAGACCGGCACCGCAGCAATGGATTCCGTCGTCTTTCGCAAACTGGAAACGCGTCTGGCGGGCTTCAGTCCACCGATCAATCTACGCGAACATGTCGTCGAAAACCCTCAATCAAAAGCCGACCTTCTGGTCCATCCGCTGATCACTCAGGGAATCGACTTCACGTTGCGGGATCCTGATTTGTTCATGAGTCAGATTCGTAATGCTCGCACGAATAACGAAAAGGCATTCTCGGAAGGCAGTACCCGCCCAGTAGACTGGAAACAGCATTGGGCGATGACCGCATCCCTCCTGGCAACGAAAGGGATCGGCTTCCGCGAACCTTGGCG from Schlesneria paludicola DSM 18645 carries:
- a CDS encoding glycerophosphodiester phosphodiesterase; this encodes MILLRLLAFGLIMVTPVVAQAQKIVAHRGASFDAPENTLASFRLAWEQNADAIEGDFFLTKDQQIVCIHDSKTKRTSGVEQVVSESTLEELRKLDVGSWKDPRFKGEKIPTLAEVLAIIPTGKRIYIEIKCGPEIVPFLGRAIKQSGLAPEQTIVISFNDKVIAATREQIPEIKAYWLAGFRQNAQTKVLEPTGQELLATALKVHAHGIDIQAQREMVNADFVTLLRKNRLEFHVWTVNSPDDARHFQQLGVDSITTDRPAFLRSELQLK